The proteins below are encoded in one region of Tachypleus tridentatus isolate NWPU-2018 chromosome 4, ASM421037v1, whole genome shotgun sequence:
- the LOC143248624 gene encoding uncharacterized protein LOC143248624 — protein sequence MEKQPLNVVSDSKEESNNQVITTINKLSEQLNGHSNILELGELDNSYQKSFNDSLESPLINSSEPLEHDSLENKSNNVAKQDKKQLEQNPKYSSLPSDSSVDISQSAETPGEITDFTGVNILEKTVHVSVAADKVLDISHSNEPHLETSDLHECNLLLETSNIQDYSNPVTYESKLCLETSNIQDSSNPVTYEPKPCLETSNTQEFSSSVVCEVKSCSETSNIQDTSNLVTYEPKPCLETLNTQEFSSSVVCEVKSCSETSNIQDTSNLVTYEPKPCLETSNTQEFSSSVVCEVKSCSETSNIQDTSNLVTYEPKPCLETSNTEDSSDILAVYDSPSESASEAVEHLETSNSQELLVTEVLPSSKVSNPISIQKLQSAVEPQCSLFSESEPPYKIPSHSTLIQGIVDDNQEGESKATDLDNIENKHELLSSSETTAPSNTQYEGSLDKLKESVDLSKIGETGDHNSVTKTVVLHLHETEPSILANIAEDKEIQASTVNSLVASKTMELENINKAVMEESILDIEIQSQIEREKAFLKDHNQAENLRPLENKKEISKPFVIVETYSDRPSSAQRSLSPQDQTAEKSPSNVNTESKIAMEIRELKEREDELRKMRKHLDLFSNKDQETWSAKNNHTGKNTAFSTVDSTTNSNAKELPFGGYSHSNKNSPVPSLSLRRKEEIRVRPLIDTELEDEKPVFQLLKESPVEREVRLTKEREDAWRKQRGTQRPSAEVKTNDRFQTPKTQSSRDYIRPNTLHLSNGRQGTQKALATTRIQQEIEEQTQRELALREAGQIQTISQERTDAKVSRVGESIQTGKFTKECFNATKKLENSVIKSPSPTIQIFEKPPAPNSKVNEARVNGLPEAPSPSSSSSSSSSTLSVGRKYISHNTVGRSISMQKFIASKGKEIRSITSPVLKSPLPVGRANGHQVLDKRGSSVKPPAVQRKSISSTETKIQEELKEMKSREEELR from the coding sequence ATGGAAAAACAGCCCCTGAATGTCGTCAGTGATTCTAAGGAAGAATCTAACAATCAGGTGataactacaataaataaactcTCCGAACAACTAAACGGCCATTCTAATATCCTCGAACTTGGGGAATTAGATAATTCTTACCAAAAAAGTTTTAATGATTCTCTTGAATCACCACTGATTAACAGTTCTGAACCTCTGGAACACGACAGTCTAGAAAACAAAAGCAATAATGTGgcaaaacaagataaaaaacaattaGAACAGAATCCCAAATACTCATCTCTTCCTAGTGACTCATCTGTTGATATTTCTCAGTCAGCTGAAACACCTGGAGAAATTACAGATTTCACAGGAGTTAATATCCTTGAAAAAACGGTGCACGTATCAGTAGCAGCAGACAAAGTCTTAGATATTTCACATTCTAATGAGCCTCACTTAGAGACTTCAGATTTGCACGAATGTAACCTCCTTTTGGAAACCTCAAACATACAAGATTATTCAAATCCAGTAACTTACGAATCTAAGCTTTGTTTAGAGACATCAAACATCCAAGATTCTTCAAATCCAGTTACTTACGAACCTAAGCCTTGTTTAGAGACATCAAACACTCAGGAGTTTTCAAGCTCAGTTGTTTGCGAAGTTAAGTCTTGTTCAGAGACATCAAACATCCAAGATACTTCAAATCTAGTTACTTACGAACCTAAGCCTTGTTTAGAGACATTAAACACTCAGGAGTTTTCAAGCTCAGTTGTTTGCGAAGTTAAGTCTTGTTCAGAGACATCAAACATCCAAGATACTTCAAATCTAGTTACTTATGAACCTAAGCCTTGTTTAGAGACATCAAACACTCAGGAGTTTTCAAGCTCAGTTGTTTGCGAAGTTAAGTCTTGTTCAGAGACATCAAACATCCAAGATACTTCAAATCTAGTTACTTACGAACCTAAGCCTTGTTTAGAGACATCAAACACTGAAGATTCTTCAGATATATTAGCTGTTTATGATTCCCCCTCAGAGAGTGCTTCTGAGGCTGTTGAACACTTGGAAACTTCTAATTCTCAAGAGCTCTTAGTTACAGAAGTGCTCCCATCGTCAAAAGTATCTAACCCAATATCTATACAAAAACTACAAAGTGCTGTTGAACCACAGTGTTCACTATTTTCTGAAAGCGAGCCACCTTATAAGATTCCAAGCCATTCCACACTTATACAAGGAATTGTAGACGACAATCAAGAAGGAGAGTCCAAAGCTACGGATCTTgacaatattgaaaacaaacacgAACTGCTAAGTTCTTCAGAAACTACCGCACCTAGTAACACACAGTACGAAGGATCATTGGATAAATTAAAAGAATCAGTAGATCTTTCAAAAATTGGAGAAACTGGTGATCATAATTCAGTCACTAAAACTGTAGTTTTGCATCTACACGAAACAGAACCAAGTATTTTAGCAAACATTGCAGAAGATAAAGAGATCCAAGCCTCAACAGTAAACAGTCTTGTAGCTTCAAAAACAATGGagcttgaaaatataaataaagcagTCATGGAAGAAAGTATACTTGACATTGAAATCCAATCTCAAATAGAGCGAGAGAAAGCGTTTTTAAAGGATCACAATCAAGCAGAGAACTTACGTCCtcttgaaaataagaaagaaattaGCAAACCTTTCGTTATAGTCGAAACTTACAGTGATCGTCCTTCTAGTGCTCAACGTTCACTTTCTCCTCAGGATCAAACCGCGGAGAAATCACCCAGCAACGTCAACACAGAATCAAAAATCGCCATGGAGATAAGAGAACTAAAGGAAAGAGAGGATGAACTTCGCAAAATGAGGAAACATTtggatttattttcaaataaagatcAAGAGACTTGGTCTGCGAAAAATAACCACACAGGAAAAAATACAGCTTTCTCTACCGTTGATTCGACGACCAACAGTAACGCAAAGGAGCTCCCATTTGGGGGCTATTCTCATTCAAATAAGAATAGTCCAGTACCCTCTCTGTCTCTCAGAAGAAAAGAGGAAATTCGTGTCCGACCTCTTATAGATACTGAACTGGAAGACGAAAAGCCTGTATTTCAACTTTTAAAGGAGTCTCCAGTGGAACGGGAAGTTCGACTAACAAAGGAGCGAGAGGATGCGTGGCGGAAACAAAGAGGGACACAACGACCTTCTGCTGAAGTGAAAACAAATGACAGGTTTCAAACCCCCAAAACACAGTCGTCTAGAGACTATATTAGACCCAATACTCTTCATTTGTCAAATGGGAGACAAGGTACACAGAAAGCACTAGCAACTACAAGAATTCAGCAAGAAATTGAAGAACAAACTCAACGGGAGTTGGCGCTCAGAGAGGCAGGCCAAATCCAAACTATTTCCCAGGAACGAACAGATGCAAAAGTGAGCCGGGTTGGAGAGTCAATTCAAACAGGGAAGTTCACTAAAGAGTGCTTTAACGCAACTAAAAAGTTAGAGAATTCTGTAATAAAGTCTCCGTCACCCACAATCCAAATTTTTGAAAAACCTCCAGCCCCAAATAGTAAAGTAAACGAAGCTAGGGTTAACGGTCTACCTGAAGCTCCGTCTCCAAGCAGCTCTTCCAGTTCATCTTCTTCCACACTCTCAGTcggaagaaaatatatttctcataataCGGTTGGTCGTAGTATCAGCATGCAGAAATTCATTGCCAGTAAAGGCAAAGAAATTCGCTCCATCACCAGTCCGGTTTTAAAGAGCCCACTTCCAGTTGGAAGAGCAAATGGTCATCAGGTTTTGGATAAAAGAGGATCGTCTGTAAAGCCACCTGCTGTACAGAGGAAGTCAATCTcttcaacagaaacaaaaatacaagaagaattaaaagaaatgaaatctCGAGAAGAAGAATTGAGGTAA